From the Gramella sp. Hel_I_59 genome, one window contains:
- a CDS encoding DUF294 nucleotidyltransferase-like domain-containing protein: protein MTNSIAARIADFLENYPPFSLLEKSELLKISESITVFYFEAGKMIFRKDEQVHDQFYIVQKGAVDLQKIEESKEPETIDKCDEGDIFELRPLFAKENYQINAMTDEESVIYGIPLNLFKPYAINNPEVGDFLMESFASNTRNPYSEKHRGRLFTDEEDIQLNKDPLFELQPIPIVKKMVTVSRNTSIQKAATLMSERRVGSVIVVEDKKPVGIVTDVDFRELVATGILPITSDISEVMNSPVICYSKNLTVAQAQLAMMKHKINHICITKDGTPNTKVKGIVSEHDIIVSQGNNPAVLMKAINRANSTKKLKKIRTKIMLLLDGYIKSNIPVSHISTIIFELNDATIKRTISRCIDKMEEPLPCNFSWMSLGSQGRKEQLLLTDQDNALVFENVEEDKLEEVRAYFLKLARKVTKRLNIIGYQFCPAEMMARNEKYCLSLSEWKDQFSNWVTTSGNDEILLCQIFFDYDISYGDSRLTNELSDHVYDILKGNRNFLNRLAAQALRNPSPLGFFRQFLVEHDGEKKDLFDIKKRGIMPLTDAARLLILEHRVKNISNTAERFEKLAQLEPNNKEIYQACAYSSKALIKFRTKQGLKNKDNGRFINLEDLGKEDKIKLKRCFKSIKEIQELIKIRFETTYYS, encoded by the coding sequence ATGACAAATTCAATTGCCGCTCGTATCGCCGATTTCCTTGAGAATTATCCGCCATTTTCACTTCTGGAAAAATCTGAATTATTAAAGATTTCTGAATCGATTACGGTTTTCTATTTCGAGGCTGGTAAAATGATCTTCAGAAAAGATGAACAAGTTCACGATCAATTCTACATCGTTCAAAAAGGAGCGGTAGACCTTCAGAAAATTGAAGAATCCAAAGAACCTGAAACCATTGATAAATGTGATGAAGGTGATATTTTTGAATTGCGTCCACTGTTTGCAAAAGAAAATTACCAGATCAACGCCATGACGGATGAAGAAAGTGTCATCTATGGAATTCCGTTGAACCTTTTCAAGCCTTATGCGATCAACAATCCTGAAGTAGGGGATTTCCTTATGGAAAGCTTTGCTTCAAACACCCGTAACCCCTATTCTGAAAAACATCGCGGGAGACTATTTACAGATGAAGAGGATATTCAGCTAAATAAAGATCCTCTATTTGAGCTTCAGCCTATCCCGATTGTCAAGAAAATGGTGACAGTATCCAGGAACACCAGCATTCAAAAAGCTGCTACCCTTATGAGTGAGCGCAGGGTTGGGTCTGTTATCGTAGTGGAAGATAAAAAGCCTGTTGGAATCGTTACCGATGTGGATTTTAGAGAACTGGTTGCTACCGGAATTTTGCCTATTACCAGTGACATTTCTGAAGTTATGAATTCTCCGGTGATATGTTATTCTAAAAACCTTACAGTAGCACAGGCGCAGCTTGCGATGATGAAACATAAGATTAATCATATCTGCATTACCAAGGATGGCACTCCAAATACAAAAGTAAAAGGAATCGTTTCTGAACATGATATTATCGTTTCTCAAGGTAACAATCCTGCTGTATTGATGAAAGCTATAAATAGAGCGAATTCCACCAAAAAGCTGAAAAAGATTCGAACAAAGATTATGCTATTGCTCGATGGATATATTAAAAGCAATATTCCGGTATCCCATATCAGTACCATTATTTTCGAATTAAATGATGCAACCATTAAAAGGACAATTTCTCGTTGCATCGATAAAATGGAAGAACCTCTACCCTGTAACTTTAGCTGGATGTCTCTGGGAAGTCAAGGAAGGAAGGAACAGTTATTACTCACAGATCAGGACAATGCGCTGGTGTTCGAAAATGTAGAGGAAGACAAACTAGAAGAAGTCAGAGCATATTTTCTTAAGCTAGCCAGAAAAGTCACTAAGAGACTTAATATCATTGGTTATCAGTTTTGTCCAGCGGAGATGATGGCCAGAAATGAAAAGTACTGTCTGTCTTTATCTGAATGGAAGGACCAATTTTCAAATTGGGTTACTACTTCAGGAAATGATGAAATTCTACTCTGCCAAATCTTTTTTGACTATGACATAAGTTATGGTGATTCAAGGCTAACGAATGAACTTTCTGACCATGTATATGACATTCTAAAAGGTAATCGCAATTTTTTGAATCGGCTTGCAGCACAGGCATTGAGAAATCCTTCTCCTTTAGGATTCTTTAGACAATTTTTAGTAGAGCATGATGGTGAGAAAAAAGATCTTTTCGATATTAAAAAACGTGGAATCATGCCACTTACAGATGCCGCAAGACTTCTAATTCTGGAACACAGAGTTAAGAACATAAGTAATACTGCGGAAAGATTTGAAAAGCTTGCTCAGCTGGAACCAAATAATAAGGAGATTTACCAGGCTTGCGCCTATTCTTCCAAAGCACTTATTAAATTTAGAACGAAACAAGGTCTTAAAAATAAGGATAATGGCCGATTCATAAATCTTGAGGATCTTGGAAAAGAGGATAAGATCAAATTAAAGCGCTGTTTCAAATCCATTAAAGAAATCCAGGAACTTATCAAAATCCGTTTTGAAACTACTTATTATTCATGA
- a CDS encoding DUF4294 domain-containing protein, giving the protein MVLAKRIDDPKLIFIVIRIFSILLLLTSATVVAQSDTLSRPMDSTEVDTSMTTQYMIIAGDSIPRELIDLEEVVLLRRLKFDSNADRKRYLILRRKTRKVYPYAKMASERLLTLNSRLDDIKSRRARKKYTKIVQDYIEDEFSAELKKLTRTEGQILVKLIHRQTGTTAFELVKDLKSGWRAFWYNTTASMFDISLKEEYDPKNNQEDFLIEDILQRSFRDNILERQSSALDFEYLDLSDKWNKKQNLRNASN; this is encoded by the coding sequence ATGGTTTTAGCAAAAAGAATTGATGATCCAAAATTGATATTTATAGTGATTCGCATATTTTCCATCTTACTTTTACTTACTTCAGCTACAGTGGTAGCTCAATCTGATACTTTATCAAGGCCTATGGATTCTACGGAAGTAGATACGTCCATGACCACACAGTATATGATCATTGCAGGAGATTCTATTCCCAGAGAACTTATTGACCTTGAAGAAGTGGTGCTATTACGACGATTGAAGTTTGATAGTAATGCAGATAGAAAGCGTTACCTTATATTAAGGAGAAAAACCAGAAAAGTGTATCCTTATGCTAAAATGGCTTCGGAAAGATTGCTTACGCTCAATTCCAGGTTGGATGATATAAAGTCAAGACGTGCCCGTAAGAAGTATACCAAGATCGTTCAGGATTATATTGAAGATGAATTTTCTGCTGAATTAAAGAAATTAACCAGAACTGAAGGTCAGATTCTAGTAAAGCTTATTCACCGTCAAACTGGAACAACAGCTTTTGAACTCGTAAAAGACCTGAAGAGTGGGTGGAGAGCATTCTGGTATAATACAACTGCCAGTATGTTTGATATCTCTTTAAAGGAGGAATATGACCCAAAAAATAACCAGGAAGATTTCCTGATAGAAGATATATTACAAAGATCATTCAGAGATAATATTTTGGAAAGACAATCCTCTGCATTGGATTTTGAATACCTGGATCTTAGTGACAAGTGGAATAAAAAGCAGAATTTAAGAAACGCTTCAAATTAA
- a CDS encoding DNA topoisomerase IB has translation MTLSPDDVEVMMSDTHEAVKLANLRYVNENLLSISRKKVGRGFAYYRKDEKVTDTKTIERIKSLVIPPAWKNVRITHLHNGHLQVVGRDEKERKQYMYHPTWSKVRNQTKFFKMTAFGKMLPKIRKQVDEDLNLKGMPKRKVLALIIRLMEETHIRIGNEYYAKNNKTYGLSTFRTKHVKTMDDGLKFEFIGKKGKEHSISVEDKRLIKLINQCEEIPGWELFKFYNENGVKQTIDSGMINDYIHEISGDMYSAKDFRTWSATKIFFETLHELGYTEEEKQNKKNILIGFDAAAEGLGNTRSVCRSYYVHPKVIETYESGEIDSYFKKVKDDIKPEYIQLSETEKAIYKLIKDYEIEIAD, from the coding sequence ATGACGCTATCGCCTGATGATGTAGAAGTAATGATGAGTGATACTCATGAAGCCGTAAAACTTGCGAATCTTAGATATGTAAATGAAAACTTACTTTCAATAAGCAGAAAGAAAGTAGGACGTGGTTTTGCGTATTATCGTAAGGACGAAAAAGTTACCGATACGAAAACTATCGAGCGTATAAAAAGTCTTGTCATTCCACCAGCCTGGAAAAATGTCAGGATTACGCATCTACATAATGGACATCTTCAAGTAGTAGGAAGAGATGAAAAGGAGCGCAAGCAATATATGTACCACCCAACCTGGTCCAAAGTTCGAAACCAGACCAAGTTTTTCAAGATGACTGCCTTTGGAAAGATGCTACCAAAGATAAGGAAGCAGGTGGATGAAGATCTCAATCTTAAAGGAATGCCCAAGCGCAAGGTACTTGCATTGATCATTAGACTTATGGAGGAAACCCATATCAGGATCGGTAATGAATATTATGCGAAGAATAATAAGACTTATGGTCTGTCTACTTTTCGTACCAAGCATGTTAAAACTATGGATGACGGACTAAAATTCGAATTCATAGGTAAAAAAGGGAAAGAACATTCTATTTCAGTTGAAGATAAGCGACTCATTAAATTGATCAATCAATGTGAGGAAATTCCTGGATGGGAGCTTTTCAAATTCTACAATGAGAATGGTGTTAAGCAAACCATAGACAGTGGAATGATCAATGATTATATCCATGAAATTAGCGGAGATATGTACTCGGCTAAGGACTTTAGAACCTGGTCTGCCACCAAGATATTTTTTGAAACTCTGCACGAATTAGGGTATACGGAAGAAGAAAAGCAGAATAAAAAGAATATCCTTATTGGTTTTGATGCTGCTGCTGAAGGCCTTGGCAACACACGTTCTGTTTGCAGAAGTTACTATGTGCATCCAAAAGTGATTGAAACTTACGAAAGTGGCGAGATAGATTCCTATTTCAAAAAAGTAAAGGACGATATAAAACCAGAATACATTCAACTTTCAGAAACAGAAAAAGCGATTTATAAGCTTATCAAGGATTACGAAATAGAAATTGCTGACTAA
- a CDS encoding M42 family metallopeptidase: MDKTEVLDKKSLEFLEKYLNNAAPTGYESEGQKLWMEYLKPYVDEFITDTYGTAVGVINPEAKYKVVIEGHADEISWYVNYISDEGLIYVVRNGGSDHQIAASKRVNIHTKNGIVKGVFGWPAIHTRDKEKEQSPKMDNICIDVGCTNKEEVEALGVHVGCVITYPDEFFILNKDKFVCRALDNRIGGFMIAQVARLLKEKGEKLPFGLYITNSVQEEIGLRGAEMITHRIQPNVAIVTDVTHDTTTPMIEKKTNGLNRIGDGPVISYAPAVQNKLRELIIDTAEEKKIPFQRHASSRFTGTDTDAFAYSNGGVPSALISLPLRYMHTTVEMVHKNDVENVIKLIYESLLKIKDGDTFSYFD, translated from the coding sequence ATGGATAAAACTGAAGTACTGGATAAGAAATCCCTCGAATTTCTAGAGAAATACCTTAATAATGCAGCTCCCACAGGATATGAGTCTGAAGGCCAGAAATTATGGATGGAATATCTGAAACCTTACGTGGATGAATTCATTACTGATACTTATGGTACTGCAGTTGGTGTCATAAATCCAGAAGCTAAATATAAGGTAGTTATAGAAGGTCATGCTGATGAAATTTCATGGTATGTAAATTATATCTCAGACGAGGGTCTTATATATGTAGTTAGAAACGGTGGTAGTGATCACCAGATTGCTGCTTCTAAACGTGTAAACATTCACACTAAGAATGGTATTGTTAAAGGAGTTTTTGGATGGCCGGCGATCCATACCCGCGATAAGGAAAAGGAACAGTCCCCGAAAATGGACAATATCTGTATAGATGTTGGATGTACAAATAAAGAGGAAGTTGAAGCTTTAGGTGTTCATGTAGGATGTGTCATTACTTATCCTGATGAATTCTTTATTCTGAACAAGGATAAATTTGTATGTCGCGCCCTGGATAATAGAATTGGTGGATTTATGATTGCACAGGTTGCCAGATTATTGAAAGAAAAAGGCGAGAAATTACCTTTCGGACTTTATATCACTAATTCAGTTCAGGAAGAGATTGGTCTTCGTGGTGCAGAAATGATCACACACCGTATTCAGCCAAACGTGGCTATCGTGACTGATGTTACTCATGACACCACTACTCCAATGATCGAAAAGAAAACTAACGGACTTAATAGGATTGGTGACGGACCAGTGATTTCTTATGCTCCGGCGGTACAAAATAAACTAAGAGAGTTGATCATTGATACTGCGGAAGAAAAGAAGATTCCTTTCCAGAGACATGCTTCATCAAGATTCACAGGAACAGATACCGATGCTTTTGCTTATAGCAATGGAGGTGTCCCTTCGGCATTGATCTCTTTGCCTTTGCGTTATATGCATACGACCGTTGAAATGGTGCACAAGAATGATGTTGAAAATGTGATCAAGCTTATATATGAATCATTATTGAAAATTAAGGATGGTGATACTTTTAGTTACTTTGACTAA